One Nicotiana tomentosiformis chromosome 4, ASM39032v3, whole genome shotgun sequence genomic window carries:
- the LOC104118956 gene encoding putative potassium transporter 12 isoform X2, protein MGKGEIEESSSTVGLLKRCTTGGSGGSTRWVDGSEVDSESPPWLLFGDEEISREGYGSVRRRLVKKPKRVDSFDVEAMEISVAHASHHKKEASLLSTLALAFQTLGVVYGDLGTSPLYVFSDVFSKVPITSEVDVLGALSIVLYTIALLPLMKYVFIVLKANDNGEGGTFALYSLICRYANVNLLPNRQPADERISSFKLKLPTPELERALNIKEILERKSSLKTLLLLLVLMGTSMIIGDGILTPAMSVMSAVSGLQGKIPGFGTNALVITSIIILGALFSIQKYGSSKVGFTFAPALALWFFSLGSIGIYNLLKHDVTVLRALNPAYIYLFFKKNSTNGWSALGGCVLCITGAEAMFADLGHFSVKSIQIAFTSVVFPCLFLAYFGQAAYLMKHPNSYGRVFYDSVPGIAEVGVMMVSTTLVTVVMLLIWQTNLFLAFLFPLIFGTMELIYMSAVLSKILEGGWLPLVFASFFLCVMYLWNYGSVLKYQSEVKQKISMDFMHELGSSLGTVRVPGIGLLYNELVQGIPSIFGQFLLDLPAIHSVIVFVCIKYVPVPIVPQDERFLFRRVGPKDYHMFRCVARYGYKDVRKEDHHAFEQLLVDSLEKFLRKEALDLALESNLIQQDLDSISVKSRDESEIQDGDGMDELKIPLMSDQRLDAGASTSEASMALPASVMSVDEDPSLEYELSALREATESGFTYLLGHGDVRAKKNSWFIKKLSINYFYAFMRKNCRGGAATMRVPHMNIIQVGMTYMV, encoded by the exons ATGGGGAAAGGAGAGATAGAAGAGAGCAGCAGTACAGTGGGATTATTGAAGAGATGCACAACTGGAGGAAGTGGGGGGTCGACAAGATGGGTGGATGGTAGTGAAGTGGACTCAGAATCACCACCTTGGTTACTCTTTGGTGATGAGGAAATTAGTAGAGAAGGTTATGGATCTGTAAGGAGAAGGCTAGTCAAGAAGCCCAAAAGAGTTGATTCTTTTGATGTTGAAGCTATGGAGATTTCTGTTGCTCATGCCAGTCACCATAAAAAG GAGGCTTCTCTTTTGAGTACACTTGCTCTGGCATTTCAAACGCTTGGTGTAGTATATGGTGACTTGGGGACAAGCCCTTTATATGTTTTCTCAGATGTTTTCAGCAAGGTGCCCATCACATCTGAAGTTGATGTCTTGGGGGCATTGTCCATCGTGTTATACACAATTGCTCTCCTTCCACTAATGAAATATGTATTTATAGTGCTCAAGGCCAATGATAATGGGGAAG GAGGAACATTTGCACTGTATTCATTGATCTGCAGGTATGCAAATGTTAACCTTCTTCCCAATCGACAGCCAGCTGATGAACGCATCTCAAGTTTTAAGCTCAAGTTGCCCACTCCAGAGTTGGAAAGGGCTTTAAATATAAAGGAGATTTTGGAACGCAAATCTTCTCTGAAAACCCTTCTCTTGCTGTTGGTTCTGATGGGAACATCAATGATAATAGGTGATGGTATCCTGACCCCAGCAATGTCAG TTATGTCTGCTGTAAGTGGGCTGCAGGGTAAGATCCCCGGATTTGGCACAA ATGCTCTTGTTATCACCTCAATTATCATCCTTGGCGCGTTATTCAGTATACAGAAATATGGGTCAAGCAAAGTGGGTTTCACATTTGCTCCTGCCCTTGCTTTGTGGTTCTTCAGTCTGGGGTCTATAGGAATTTATAACCTGCTGAAGCATGATGTAACTGTCTTAAGGGCTTTAAATCCAGCTTATATCTATCTGTTCTTCAAGAAGAACTCAACCAATGGATGGTCAGCTCTTGGTGGCTGTGTTTTATGCATCACAG GAGCGGAAGCAATGTTTGCTGATTTAGGTCATTTCTCTGTGAAGTCTATACAG ATTGCCTTCACAAGCGTGGTGTTCCCCTGCCTTTTCTTGGCCTACTTTGGCCAAGCTGCTTATCTTATGAAACACCCAAATTCATATGGCAGAGTATTTTATGATTCTGTCCCAG GCATAGCTGAAGTTGGTGTCATGATGGTTAGCACCACTTTGGTTACAGTGGTAATGCTTCTGATATGGCAAACAAATTTGTTTCTGGCTTTCTTGTTTCCACTTATATTTGGAACAATGGAGCTCATTTATATGTCTGCTGTTCTATCCAAGATCTTGGAGGGTGGTTGGCTTCCACTTGTTTTTGCGTCTTTCTTCCTCTGTGTGATGTATCTTTGGAACTATGGGAGTGTCTTGAAGTACCAGAGTGAGGTTAAGCAGAAGATTTCAATGGATTTCATGCATGAGCTTGGCTCTTCTCTTGGGACTGTAAGAGTACCAGGGATAGGTTTACTATACAATGAGCTGGTTCAAGGCATTCCCTCTATTTTTGGACAGTTCCTATTGGACCTCCCAGCTATTCACTCTGTGATAGTCTTTGTATGCATCAAGTATGTACCAGTACCTATTGTCCCTCAGGATGAAAGGTTCTTGTTTCGAAGGGTTGGTCCGAAGGACTATCATATGTTCCGTTGTGTAGCTAGATATGGCTATAAGGATGTCAGAAAAGAAGATCATCATGCGTTTGAGCAACTTTTGGTGGATAGCCTTGAGAAGTTTCTAAGAAAGGAGGCCCTGGATCTTGCTTTGGAAAGCAACCTGATTCAACAGGATCTTGATAGCATTTCCGTGAAGTCCAGGGATGAATCTGAAATACAGGATGGTGATGGAATGGACGAGCTTAAGATTCCATTAATGAGTGATCAAAGATTAGACGCAGGGGCATCAACATCAGAAGCATCTATGGCATTGCCAGCTAGTGTTATGTCAGTGGATGAAGATCCTAGTTTGGAATATGAGCTCTCTGCTCTTCGAGAAGCCACAGAATCTGGATTTACATATTTGCTTGGGCATGGGGACGTGAGGGCGAAGAAAAACTCTTGGTTCATCAAGAAACTGTCAATAAATTACTTCTATGCATTCATGAGGAAGAACTGTAGAGGAGGCGCTGCAACAATGCGTGTTCCTCACATGAATATTATCCAGGTGGGAATGACATACATGGTTTGA
- the LOC104118956 gene encoding putative potassium transporter 12 isoform X1, whose protein sequence is MGKGEIEESSSTVGLLKRCTTGGSGGSTRWVDGSEVDSESPPWLLFGDEEISREGYGSVRRRLVKKPKRVDSFDVEAMEISVAHASHHKKEASLLSTLALAFQTLGVVYGDLGTSPLYVFSDVFSKVPITSEVDVLGALSIVLYTIALLPLMKYVFIVLKANDNGEGGTFALYSLICRYANVNLLPNRQPADERISSFKLKLPTPELERALNIKEILERKSSLKTLLLLLVLMGTSMIIGDGILTPAMSVMSAVSGLQGKIPGFGTNALVITSIIILGALFSIQKYGSSKVGFTFAPALALWFFSLGSIGIYNLLKHDVTVLRALNPAYIYLFFKKNSTNGWSALGGCVLCITGAEAMFADLGHFSVKSIQIAFTSVVFPCLFLAYFGQAAYLMKHPNSYGRVFYDSVPDGFFWPVFGIATVAAIIASQAMISASFSCVKQAMALGCFPRLKIIHTSKKHMGQIYIPVINWFLMIMCMLVVAAFRSTTDIANAYGIAEVGVMMVSTTLVTVVMLLIWQTNLFLAFLFPLIFGTMELIYMSAVLSKILEGGWLPLVFASFFLCVMYLWNYGSVLKYQSEVKQKISMDFMHELGSSLGTVRVPGIGLLYNELVQGIPSIFGQFLLDLPAIHSVIVFVCIKYVPVPIVPQDERFLFRRVGPKDYHMFRCVARYGYKDVRKEDHHAFEQLLVDSLEKFLRKEALDLALESNLIQQDLDSISVKSRDESEIQDGDGMDELKIPLMSDQRLDAGASTSEASMALPASVMSVDEDPSLEYELSALREATESGFTYLLGHGDVRAKKNSWFIKKLSINYFYAFMRKNCRGGAATMRVPHMNIIQVGMTYMV, encoded by the exons ATGGGGAAAGGAGAGATAGAAGAGAGCAGCAGTACAGTGGGATTATTGAAGAGATGCACAACTGGAGGAAGTGGGGGGTCGACAAGATGGGTGGATGGTAGTGAAGTGGACTCAGAATCACCACCTTGGTTACTCTTTGGTGATGAGGAAATTAGTAGAGAAGGTTATGGATCTGTAAGGAGAAGGCTAGTCAAGAAGCCCAAAAGAGTTGATTCTTTTGATGTTGAAGCTATGGAGATTTCTGTTGCTCATGCCAGTCACCATAAAAAG GAGGCTTCTCTTTTGAGTACACTTGCTCTGGCATTTCAAACGCTTGGTGTAGTATATGGTGACTTGGGGACAAGCCCTTTATATGTTTTCTCAGATGTTTTCAGCAAGGTGCCCATCACATCTGAAGTTGATGTCTTGGGGGCATTGTCCATCGTGTTATACACAATTGCTCTCCTTCCACTAATGAAATATGTATTTATAGTGCTCAAGGCCAATGATAATGGGGAAG GAGGAACATTTGCACTGTATTCATTGATCTGCAGGTATGCAAATGTTAACCTTCTTCCCAATCGACAGCCAGCTGATGAACGCATCTCAAGTTTTAAGCTCAAGTTGCCCACTCCAGAGTTGGAAAGGGCTTTAAATATAAAGGAGATTTTGGAACGCAAATCTTCTCTGAAAACCCTTCTCTTGCTGTTGGTTCTGATGGGAACATCAATGATAATAGGTGATGGTATCCTGACCCCAGCAATGTCAG TTATGTCTGCTGTAAGTGGGCTGCAGGGTAAGATCCCCGGATTTGGCACAA ATGCTCTTGTTATCACCTCAATTATCATCCTTGGCGCGTTATTCAGTATACAGAAATATGGGTCAAGCAAAGTGGGTTTCACATTTGCTCCTGCCCTTGCTTTGTGGTTCTTCAGTCTGGGGTCTATAGGAATTTATAACCTGCTGAAGCATGATGTAACTGTCTTAAGGGCTTTAAATCCAGCTTATATCTATCTGTTCTTCAAGAAGAACTCAACCAATGGATGGTCAGCTCTTGGTGGCTGTGTTTTATGCATCACAG GAGCGGAAGCAATGTTTGCTGATTTAGGTCATTTCTCTGTGAAGTCTATACAG ATTGCCTTCACAAGCGTGGTGTTCCCCTGCCTTTTCTTGGCCTACTTTGGCCAAGCTGCTTATCTTATGAAACACCCAAATTCATATGGCAGAGTATTTTATGATTCTGTCCCAG ATGGTTTTTTCTGGCCAGTTTTTGGGATAGCAACTGTAGCAGCCATAATTGCTAGTCAGGCCATGATATCTGCTTCATTTTCATGTGTTAAGCAAGCTATGGCTCTTGGATGCTTCCCAAGGTTGAAGATTATTCACACCTCAAAGAAGCACATGGGTCAAATTTACATTCCTGTCATTAATTGGTTTTTGATGATAATGTGCATGCTTGTTGTTGCTGCCTTCAGGAGCACGACAGACATAGCCAATGCATATG GCATAGCTGAAGTTGGTGTCATGATGGTTAGCACCACTTTGGTTACAGTGGTAATGCTTCTGATATGGCAAACAAATTTGTTTCTGGCTTTCTTGTTTCCACTTATATTTGGAACAATGGAGCTCATTTATATGTCTGCTGTTCTATCCAAGATCTTGGAGGGTGGTTGGCTTCCACTTGTTTTTGCGTCTTTCTTCCTCTGTGTGATGTATCTTTGGAACTATGGGAGTGTCTTGAAGTACCAGAGTGAGGTTAAGCAGAAGATTTCAATGGATTTCATGCATGAGCTTGGCTCTTCTCTTGGGACTGTAAGAGTACCAGGGATAGGTTTACTATACAATGAGCTGGTTCAAGGCATTCCCTCTATTTTTGGACAGTTCCTATTGGACCTCCCAGCTATTCACTCTGTGATAGTCTTTGTATGCATCAAGTATGTACCAGTACCTATTGTCCCTCAGGATGAAAGGTTCTTGTTTCGAAGGGTTGGTCCGAAGGACTATCATATGTTCCGTTGTGTAGCTAGATATGGCTATAAGGATGTCAGAAAAGAAGATCATCATGCGTTTGAGCAACTTTTGGTGGATAGCCTTGAGAAGTTTCTAAGAAAGGAGGCCCTGGATCTTGCTTTGGAAAGCAACCTGATTCAACAGGATCTTGATAGCATTTCCGTGAAGTCCAGGGATGAATCTGAAATACAGGATGGTGATGGAATGGACGAGCTTAAGATTCCATTAATGAGTGATCAAAGATTAGACGCAGGGGCATCAACATCAGAAGCATCTATGGCATTGCCAGCTAGTGTTATGTCAGTGGATGAAGATCCTAGTTTGGAATATGAGCTCTCTGCTCTTCGAGAAGCCACAGAATCTGGATTTACATATTTGCTTGGGCATGGGGACGTGAGGGCGAAGAAAAACTCTTGGTTCATCAAGAAACTGTCAATAAATTACTTCTATGCATTCATGAGGAAGAACTGTAGAGGAGGCGCTGCAACAATGCGTGTTCCTCACATGAATATTATCCAGGTGGGAATGACATACATGGTTTGA
- the LOC138909632 gene encoding uncharacterized protein, with the protein MDGQSGCTIQILEDMLCASVIDFEGSWDQFSPLAEFAYNTTINQASRWLHMRPYMGGDVVLQLVGQSRQKSYADRRDRDVSYMVGEKVLLRVLPMKGVMRFGKKGKLSPQYISPFDVLERVGEVAYRLALPPSLTGVHPVFHVSMFRKYYGGPSYVLDFIPVQLDKDLTYVEELVAILDRQVRKLMSKNIASMKVQWRGQPAEEAT; encoded by the exons ATGGATGGGCAGTCCGGATGCACTatccagatcttggaggacatgttatgtGCCAGTGTTATTGATTTCGAAGGGTCATGGGATCAATTTTCACCgctagcagagtttgcctacaacacaACTATTAATCAAGCatctagatggctccatatgaggccttatatgggaggcgatgttgttctccagttggttg gtcagtccaggcagaagagttatgctgataggagaGATCGTGATGTttcatatatggtgggtgagaaggttttgctcagagttttgcccatgaagggtgtgatgaggtttggaaagaagggaaagttgagccctcagtatattagCCCTTTTGAcgttcttgagagagtgggtgaggtggcctacagacttgcattgccacctagcttaacgggagttcacccggtgtttcatgtttccatgttcAGGAAGTACTATGGTGGTCCATCTTATGTGCTAGATTTCATCCCGGTGCAATTGGACAAAGACTTGACCTATGTTGAGGAattggtggctattttggacaggcaggtccggaagttgatgtcgaagaacattgcatcaatgaaggttcagtggagaggtcaaccagccGAGGAGGCGACTTGA